The DNA sequence ACTGCGAAACAGTAACTTTAAACCTAATGGTAGTTCCTTTTATTGTAAAGGATGCCACTTTGGAAGCATGCCAATATGAAGATAAAGCTTATTTCAACCTAACAACGGCTAACGTTATTGATTTTCCCCAAGCAATTAAAAAATTCTATCCAACTTTAGCTGACCTGAATGCAAATACGAATGAAATCACAACTCCTCAAAATTATGGTTCTGCCGGAGGAATGGTTTATGTTAAAATAACAACCACTGAAGGGTGTACAGGAATTGCAAAAATTACATTAATCGCAAAACCTATTAAAAAATCCCCAATACTGCTCGATAAGTATATCTGTATCGATTCAAGAACCAACCTGGATGCCGGTCCTGGATATGATTCATACCAATGGAATACGGGAGCTACTACACCATCTATTGAAGGTGTTGGAGTGGGTGAATACACCGTTATTCTTGGGAAAGATGGATGTTTTGTAACACAGACTGTAAGAGTATTTAAAAACCCGGATCCGGTAATTACACAGATCGAAATTTCCAATACTACTGCAACAGTCCATGTAAGTGGAGGAACACCTCCTTATAAGTATGATGTAGATGGAACTGCAAACTGGCAGGATTCTAACGTATTCACAAATCTCACTAGAGGTCAGCATACTTTCTATGTTAAAGACACTAATAACTGCGCTCCAATATCAGTAGAAATTACAGTCCTTAATCTCGTTAATGCAATAACCCCAAATGATGATGGACACAACGATTATATAGATTACAGTGCATTAGCCTATAAATCAAATCTTAGTTTTGTTATCTATGACAGGTATGGCAATAAAGTATTCACCGGAGATAAATTCAACAACTACAAATGGGATGGGAAACATTTTGATAAAAAGATCGCAACCGGCACCTATTGGTACCATATTAACTGGAATGAACCCAATAAAGATAAAACTCAAGCCACCTATACGGGTTGGATTTTGGTAAAAAATAGAAATTAAATTTAATCCTAACATTTATAAACCACGATCTAAAAATCGTGGTTTTTATTATTTATTCATAAGTATTTTTTTAAAATATATGATGATATATTAAATAATCTTTTATTTTTGCAAACAATCCTAACTCCCATATCAATGAAAAAATATCTACTCAGTTTATTCTTTATTTTATTTACAATCAATCTACTATTTGCACAACGAGATACTGACCATTGGTTTGCCCCTTATTTCGACAGCTCATCAACATCGGCCACCAATTATGCGCACGGTTTATACTTCTCTACTGATTCTGTAACACCATTTGAGGTTAAGATATACAGTAACAATGCCGTAATCGGAACAGTGACCATAAGCAAAAACAATCCTCAGTCCTTCACGTTGGGCGCACAGTACATAAGAACAACAAGCTCTTCAAGTGCGGCCGTTCCAACCAATCTTGGTGTTTATACTAAAGGTGAAAAACCTTACTTTGCTTCATTAAGAATTTACAATATCTCTCACGGAGAAATCATCACTTCTAAAGGAAAGGCAGGTATTGGAACCCAGTTCTATGCTGCAGCCACTCCAATGACTGTGAATTCTACTTCTAATAACTTCACCACAGGTATAATGGCAACGGAAGACAACACTAGTGTTACTATTTCTGGATATGACCCTAACATACAATTCATTAACAATACAGCCCCTCCTCTATCTCTAACTGTAAATTTAAATAAAGGACAATCATATATCCTGGCAGGTATTGGAAATACAGCAGCAAATCAAACTGGATTTATCGGTTCTAAAATTGTAGCCACAAAACCTATTTCAGTTACAAATGGTAATTCCAATGGATTTTATGCGACTATTGGAACAGGCTTTCCAGATGGATCAGATTTAATTATGGATCAATCAGTACCTACTGATCGTCTTGGAAACGAATTTGCAATGGTAAAAAGTATCTCCACCAGTGGGGATAATATGGAAGGCGGAATTATAGTTGCTACTGAAAACAACACTGAAATCTATCTTAATGCAGGAACAACGCCGGTTGCAACTATTAACGAAGGAGATTATTACAGAATCCTGGCTAATGCTTATGCAACTCAGGCAGGAGGACATTCAAATATTTACATAAGAACTACAAAAAATGTATACTTATATCAATTAATTGGTGCTGGTTCCGCAAATAATACCGGAGGATATAATTACATTCCACCATTAAACTGTTTTTTACCTAGAAAAATTGACGAGATTGGCAAAATCCAGGAAATGCCAACTTATACCGGCACGGTTAATTTAAAACTTAACATACTCACCGAAGCAGGGGCTGCTGTAACCGTAAATGGAACAACTCCCACTGCTGCACAGGGACCTTTTCCTCTTACCGGAAACACACAATGGGTAACTTATGCAATACAAGGAATTTCAGGAAACGTTACGATCACATCTACCAAAGCTGTAACGGCTGGGATCAACGGAGGATACAGTACAGCGGGTTATGGGGGATATTTTGCAGGATTCTCTTCTATCCCTGTAATCGCCAAACAAACCGGAGATTGTATTCCAGGAATAGTATTGGAAGTAGATGACAGTTTTGAAACCTATCAATGGTCACTGAATGGAAATCCAATTCCAGGGGCAACCACTAACTCTTATACTCCAACTCAGGCAGGAAATTATACCGTAAGAATAACAGTGGGAAGCTGTCCTCCTGCAACAACACCAATATATAAAGTTTTCTCTTGCCTTCAAAAATCCACCAAGTCACTGATCATGTGTGAGGGCTTTCAAGCAATTGTACCTGAGTTTACAAACTCAACACAGGCCTACGTTCCAGGAACCGTAACTATTGTTACTCCACCGACAAATGGAACAGCAAGTATCGACCCCGTAACAGGTGTTATTACCTATGTCCCGAACTTCGGTTTTTTTGGTCCGGATAAAATTGTTTACAAATTTTGTGGAAATGCTCCCGAATTTATTGATTGCGAAGAGATAACTCTTAACTTAACTGTTTCTTCAACACCTGTTGTTAATAACGCATTACTAAGAACCTGTTTCCTTGAACAAAATCCAGCAACGGGTCTTTTTAACCTAACCTTAGCTTCTGTAACCACACAGACAGGGATAACAAAGAAATATTATCCATCACCAACTGATGCTGTAAATGGAACAAATGAAATCACTAATCCAACGACATATGTCGCACCAACCGGAGTTGTATATATCAAAGTAAGTAATGCAAATGGTTGCTATAAAGTTGCTGAAGTCACACTTATTGTTCTTGCTCCAGTAAAATCTGCTGTATTAGTAGACAAGATTATATGTATGGAAGACAAAACAACTTTGGATGCAGGGCCTGGTTTTGCTTCTTATTTATGGAGCACCGGCGCTACAACTCAAGCTATAACAAACGTCGGAGTTGGTACTTATTCTGTAAAACTGAAAACCGGAGAATGTATTACCACGCAAACAGTAAATGTATACGCTGCTGAACAGCCGGTTATTTCTAATGTTGATATAACCAGTAACTCCATTACTGCTTACGTCTTAGGAGGAACACCTCCTTACAAATATTCCATCGATAATATTAACTGGCAGGATTCTAATGTATTTAATAATATTCCGAGAGGTGATGCTATTGTATATGTAAAAGATGCTTATGATTGTGATCCAATCAGTGTTGCCGTTACTATTCCAAACCTGGTGAATGTAATTACTCCAAACGATGATGGTGTAAATGATATCATTGATTATTCATCTCTATCATTCAAACCTAATCTGACATTCAATATTTATGACAGATATGGGGCTAAAATTCATCAAGGTGATAAAAGCAACGGATACAAATGGAATGGAACAACCAATGGAACAAAAAAAGTATCTACTGGAAATTATTGGTTTGATATAAGCTGGAATGAGCCTAATAAGAAGCAAACACCAATAAAATACACTGGCTGGATCTTAGTAAAAAACAGAGAATAGTCATTTAAAAATATTTCTGCATAAACCACGATTTGAAATCGTGGTTTTTTTATTATTTTTTCAACACACTACTACTTTTTATTATTAAATTTGCGTTAAAAGCTAGCAGTATATGAAGAAAATTCTATCTTTTTTATTTATATTTTGTATTTTCATCTCTGCATTTGCCCAATTGGACAGAGAACATTGGTTTGCCCCAATGGTAGACCGAACCGGAAATCCAAATCCTTACCAAAAATTATATTTATCTACTAACCGGACTACATCATTTCCGGTAAGTATTTACAATAATAATGTTTTAATCGGAACCGTAAACATCAGCAAAAACAACCCTCAAAAATTTGATGTATTACGGGATTATATTATTACCACCCAACAGGTGGATTTATTTACTCCAACGACAAAGGGACTATACTTAAAAGCAGAATTCCCATTTTACGCCAATTTAAGATTCTCGGTGTTTAACCATGCCGAAATTATTACTTCGAAGGGGATTCCCTCTACCGGAAAAACCTTCTATGCTGGGAATGCCCCTATAAGCGTAAGTAATTTTATTTTAAATTTCATGACCAGTATTTTGGCAACTGAAGACAATACAACAGTTACCATATCAGGATATAAACCCACGGTACAATTCTCAAATGGAACAACAGGGACTACCAACCCCACCATGACCTTTACCCTAAATAAAGGTAATTCATATATTATTGATGGTATTGGTGATATCACAGGAAATTCCGATGGTTTTATTGGAGCCAAGATAGTTGCTAATAAACCTGTGAATATTACAAATGGTAATTTTAATGGGCAGTATGCCGGAAATCATCCTACAAGCTCAGACATTTTAATGGACCAGGCTGTTCCGGTTGACAGGCTTGGAAATGAGTTTGCTCTTGTAAAGGGAAATGGAAGTATTGGTGCAAATATGGAGGAGGCTATGATCATTGCAACAGAAGACAACACTCAGGTTCTCGTCAATAATGAAGTAGTTCCTATTGCAACATTAAATACGGGCCAATATTTCATTATTCCAGACAGTAAATATCAACTCCAGGGAACCAATCATTACAACCTCTATATAAAAACATCAAAAAATGCTTATGTATATCAACTGCTGGCAGGAGATTCTACTGCGGGAAATGAGGTCGCTACAGGTGGTTTTAATTTTATTCCGGCTTTAAATTGTTACCTGCCAAAGCAAATCAATGAGCTTGGTTTTATTAATGAAAATTTTGTCCATTCCAATAATAACCCAAATGGAATTCTTACTATCCCGACAAAACTTAATCTTATTACAGAAAGGGGAGCAAATGTAACTGTAAATGGTGTTACCCCTCCTACTACAACTGGTCCTTTTAATATGACAGGAACCAATAACTGGGTTACTTATGGAATCCCAAATGTAACCGGAACAATTACTGTCGTAGCTGATAAAGCAATCACAGCTGGGATCAATGCGGGAAGTGATGCAGTTGGATATGGAGGCTTTTTTGCAGGATTCCCTACCCAGCCGGTAATTCTAAAATCTGGTGGAGATTGTGTTCCCGGAATTGTTCTCACTGTGGACCCAACCATATACAATGGATACCAATGGTACAGAAATGGAATTCTCATTCCTGGAGCCACCTCTATATCATATACTCCTACACAGTCGGGAAATTATACCTGTGCGGTGATTATGGGAAGTTGTGCCCCATTAATAACTTTACCTTATAAAGTTTTAAATTGCACCAAACTTAGTACGGCAACATACGATGTCTGTACAACCCATACAATAGTTCCTAATTTTAGCAGTTCCACTCAAGTGCCAGTTGTTTCCACAATAGCAGTCACCACACCTCCTACTTTAGGGACCGCCACGATTAATCCAACAACCGGCGTTATTACCTATACTGTTACTAATCCCGGAACAGCAGGAACAGACACTTTCACCTATACGTTTTGTGGAAACGATCCTGATTTTCCAGACTGTGAAACTGTTACTGTAACCATAAATATCAAGGTCCTTACCGTAAATGATGCGACTTTATCCGCCTGTGATATTAACGGACAAGGAACTTTCAATCTTACTTTAGCGAATGTAACGACTAATAACCCGGTGATAATCACCTATTATCCAACTTTAATAGATGCACAAACAGAAAATGCAGCTGCATTGATAAGTACTCCCACCACTTACACTGCACCAAACGGAACCATTGTCTATGCTGTAGTGAAAAATGCAGCAGGCTGTAAAAGTATCGCTAAAATCACCCTCAATCTGTATCCTGTTGCAATCGTCCTGCAAAATTATACAGGAACCTTCTGTGATGATAATTTTGATGGCATTGTAACGGTCATCTTACCCAACATTACACCATTAGTATTAACCAATAGTACTTATTTTACCAATGTAAGATATTATGCAAACCTGGCTGATGCCGATGCCGGTAATGCAAATAATCTACCTAATGCATGGAGTTTTAGCGCTACAACAACCATTTATATACGAGTAGACTCTCCAGATGGATGTGCAAAAGTTATTCAGCCTTTGAATTTCACTTTAGGTGCGAGGATTCAATTAATTAAAAACACTATAACAGAAAGCTTTTGCGACAATGATTTAGATGGAATAAAGCAAGTTGATTTAAGCCAGTACCTGAGCCAGTTTACCACTGATCCATTGGTAACTGCAAGTTTTCATGCCTCCCTTAGTGATGCACAAAATGATATCAATCCCCTAAACAACCCTGTAACTCTAACTGGTACTCAAACAATCTATGTGAGATTTGAAAAACCCGGAGTTTGTCCTCAAATAGGAACAATTATTATTACAATAAAAACTCCGAGAAGATCTGATCTGCTTTCAGACCTGATCATTTGTCCCAAAACGACAACTACCCTAGATGCAGGTCCTGGTTTCGAAAGTTATCTTTGGAGCACTGGCGCAACCACTTCTTCTATTTCAAACATTCCTGCCGGAAACTATTGGGTAGATTTACAGTATAATGGCTGTATTTACAGACAATATGTAAATATTACTGAATCTCAATCCCCTGTTATAACCTCAATAGACATCAATGGAACTACAGTAACTATAGGAGTTAGTGGGGGTACACCTCCTTACGAATACTCCCTTGATGGAACTACATGGCAAACTTCAAATGTCTTTCAAAACTTGCCTAGGGGAAGCTACATTATTTATGTAAGAGATTCCAGAAGATGTAACGAGGTGCAAAGACCTTTTACCATTATTAATCTCATTAATACAATTACCCCTAACGATGACGGCCACAACGATGGTATAGATTATTCAGCATTAATGACGAAAGATAATATTGAGTTCAGGATATATGACAGATATGGTGCAGAGATTTTCAGAGGGACTTCATCTAACCGCTATACCTGGGATGGAAAATTAGGGGGCAGACCAGTAAACACAGCAACCTATTGGTACACCATAAGTTGGACTGAATATGGAGCAACTACAGTAGTAAAATATTCAAGTTGGCTATTAGTGAAAAACAGATAGGCAAATACCTCCGTTTTCATAAAAAGTGAGTATAAGGCTAATGTTATAACATTCATTAACAGTTATGAAGTAAAGTTTAATATAACTTTAACCTGTTTTCACTATCTATATAGGTATAAATTGTTGTAATTCTATGTAATTTTGCCCCAGTATATGAAGAAACTTATTACTCTCTTGCTATTGGTTTTTCTTGCAAAGATCAACGCCCAAGTTTATTCGGGGGAAGTATTCCTCAGAGATAATTCAATATTATATCTCAATCAGGTTTATGTTACCAATCTTAACACCCAGAGAACTGTACTTACAGATTACAATGGTGATTTTAATATTCAGGCAAATCCTGGAGATGTGATCCGTTTCACTTCTATTGTTACAGAAAGAAAGGATATCCAGCTAAGCCCACAAATGTTTGGTCCTAAAAGTTTAATTGAACTAAAAATTGCTTACCATGATATTCAGGAAGTCGTTATCAGCAGGTTTAAACCTACTGGGAACCTAAGGTACGACGTCAATGCAATTGCAAAAAAGGATAAGGCTCTTGAATTGAAAAAAGTGATCGGTCTTCCTGAACCTAAGGGAGATGGCAACCCGCCTCAACTTCCTGTGGCAGGTCTTCGGGATGGAGGATTAACTTTCAGTCTGGAAAGCATTTATGATATTCTATCAGGGGAAAGAAAGAAGAAACAACGGTATGTTGCTTATGAAAACATGAACAATTCTGTTACACAAATAAAAAATTATTTAGGAAAGGATTATTTCACGAAGTTTAAAATCCCGGAAAACCTGATTGATAACTTTTTACAGTTCGTTTATTCATCAGAAAACATTCAGCCTTATGTGCAGGTTGGTAATTTCGAGGCTGTAAAAATTCCAATAGAAAAATATTTACCTATCTATCAAAGACGATTAAGAAACTCTCACCTTCAGGATGTTATAAAATAATTAGTGATTATTATAGATATTATTTAAAATTTTTGCGTCAATAAACAATATATTCTTAATTTTATATCACGAGCCCGTGTTAAATAAAAACGGCACTATTTCGTTATTACAGTAAAAACTAACTCGCCTGAACACAAATTAAGGAGAAACACCAAATTTTTAACTTAATATTTGTTAGATGAAAAAGTTACTTTTATTCTTTTACACCGTTGTATTCTTTAGTCTTTCAGCTCAGAAAAAGGGAAAGGACTATACCAACATTATCAAAAGTAAGAACATTTATGAAATCAATGCCTTTTTAAGGGATGCTCATCCTGATGACCCACGCAGATCGGTTCTAAAACCTAAAGTGATGGACATGATGAGAGAATATATCAAAGATGCCCACCCAGAGGATCAAAAAGTAAAAGAAATGCAGGAAATGCTCGCTTTGCTAAAAAGAAGACCTTCTACAAAAATTACTTTTGATGAAATGAATGCTATCATCAAACAAAAACAGATCGCAAAATACAAAGCAGAATTAGCCGCTAAGCAATCTACCGTAGTCTATACTCCAAGTAACGCAAAAAATGCAGTGGTGATCAATACATCATCAAATACCGTAGCCATTCCCGATGCTGAAGCTGAGGAATTTAATATGCTAATGGCTGTTTCTCCTACTGAACATAAAAACAAAACCGTCCAGATATTAAATTCACTCTTCGATAATGATCCGATGAGTAAAGAATGTATTGTTCTTATTGAAAATAAATCTGATTGTAATATTATTGTAAGAATGGAAGGTATAGGTACCACTAAATACAGGCTGGCAGTACCTGCACATAACGAAAGTTCACTTGTTTTACAAAAGGGAGATTATCTTTTTACAAGCATTGTGTGTGGTGCCCAATATGCTTCTCAAAAAACCATCCAGAAACCACTCATGGTTGCCTTAGGTTCATCTGATAGTAAATAATCTAAAATCCAAAATGTCATTTCTTTTATGGCTAAATCAGCATATTGTAGTCAAAATTTGCTATTTTTGCCAGATTTTCATTTATACTCATGGGCAAAAATAAATTAGCAAGATTCGCAGAAAACAAAATATTACCTAATGTAATTCAACCGACAAGAGAAGAAGCTTTAACCGGTTTTAACCTTAAAGGAAAATGGAGAACAGATTTCTTTAAAAACGATAATCCCATTGTTCTTGAGCTTGGGTGTGGAAAAGGGGAATACTCTGTAGGTTTGGCTAAGGCTTTTCCTGAAAAAAATTTCATAGGAATAGACATAAAAGGAGCAAGATTTTGGTTCGGAGCTAAAGAAGCTGTCGAAAACAATATGTCTAATGTTGCTTTTCTAAGATCTCAGATAGAATTAGTAGATAACTTTTTTGCAGAAAACGAAGTAGACGAGATATGGATCACGTTCCCAGATCCACAGATCAAATACAGACGCACAAAGCATAGGTTAACTCATCCTGATTTTCTTGACCGTTATAAAAAATTCCTAAAACCTGGTGGTATCATCCATTTAAAGACTGATTCTGAATTTTTACACGGATATACCCTTGGTTTCCTGCAGGGAGCAGGCTATGAAATCATCACCGCACACCATGATATTTATGGTGCTCCGGAATATGATCCTGATACTAAATATTTAAGAGATATTAAAACATACTATGAAGCACTTTTTTCCGCTAAAGGAAAGACCATCACTTATATAAAATTCCGAATAAGTTGATCCCCTAAACACACTTGATGAAAAAAAAAATTTTAACACTCTTATTCTTCTCTTTCTTAATTCCCAATTTTATTCCTGCTCAAAAGAGCAAACAAAATATTCTAAAAAGCACAAACATTAAAGAAATTGAAGAATACCTTAAAAATGCACATCCGGAAGATCCCAAAAGAAGCGTTTTAAAACCTAAGCTTATTGCCTTAAAAAATCAGCAATGGACACTTGGCAGGAAGAATGCAAAACCCATGGAATCACGACCCGTTATTGCTGAAATACCTCGTAAAAATTCGCACGATGCTGAGGAATTTAAGCGACTTATTTTAGAAAGCTCACAAAAGCATAAAGACAAAACAGTCAAACTTCTCAATGCATTGTTTGATGAAGACCCTACACGCAAAGAATCTATTCTTTTATTCAAAAACAATTCTGAATGTAATTTAGTATTAAGAATTCAGGGGGATAATTTCTATCATATGGCCGTTCCTGCTCATGATGAAAACTTCATCGTTGTAAAAAAAGGAACTTATTCTCTTGAAAGCACCATCTGTGATTTAAAATATAATACTAAAAAGGATATCAGAAAGAACATTATTCTAACAATAAATAATACTGAACAGGTAGGGACTAATAATTTTAAAAATAAAAAGTAAAATCTTACATTTACCATTCAAAAATTTATATGAAAAAGAAATTGATATTTCCAAGCATTATCATATCATTGGTATTGGTCAGTTGTAGTGTTAATTATAATAATTATCCAATGAAGAGAACCTATCCTTCTAATTCAAATAATACCTCCTCACCGGCTAGTACAGAAAGAGAATATAATGAGTTGATAAAAACACATAAACCGGAGACCACTGATGTACTTAATGATTTACTCAATGACTCTTCAGGAAATACCAAAACATCATTCTCTGTAGAAAACAAATCTCCATGCAATATGGTTCTTACCATCAGTGGAAATAATTATTTCAAAAAACTTCCTATTGGTGCCGGTAAAATAGGGTATGTAATGCTTCCAAAAAACCAGAGTTATAAACTGTCAGGAATGCTCTGCAATTCAGTATATCAGTCTACAAAATTTATCTCAAGTTCGTATTCAATAACTTTATCAAACTAGACATAAAACAAAAAACCACTAATTAAAATTAGTGGTTTTTTTATAGTAAAGAAAATCCTTTAATTATTCTGCATCGAAATCAGCATCTGTATCAGCAGATACTTTTTCTCCTTCTTCTTTAGATTTTTCTTTGTCAGCTTTTCTTTGAGATTGACCATCTCTGATAGAATCAGAAACAACATTCAAAATCATATCGATAGACTTAGAAGCATCATCATTTCCTGGAATAACGAAATCTACTTTTCTAGGGTCAGAGTTAGTATCAACGATACCGAAAACTGGAATACCTAATTTCTTAGCTTCAGTTACTGCGATATGTTCTCTTAAGATATCAACTACAAATATTGCAGAAGGAAGACGAACCATGTCAGAAATAGAACCTAAGTTCTTTTCAAGGTTAGCTCTCTGTCTGTCTACCTGAAGTCTCTCTTTTTTAGATAAAGTTTCGAATGTTCCATCCTTCTTCATCTTATCAATAGAGTTCATTTTCTTAACAGCCTTTCTGATCGTAACAAAGTTTGTTAGCATACCTCCTGGCCATCTTTCTGTAATATAAGGCATATTAAGTTCTGAAGCGTGCTTAGCAACAACTTCTTTTGCTTGCTTTTTAGTAGCAACAAAAAGAACTTTTTTACCTGCAGAAGTAAGTTTTTCTAAAGCGTTACATGCTTCATCTAATTTTACTGCTGTTTTATGTAAGTCTACAATGTGAATACCATTTTTCTCCATAAAAATGTATGGAGCCATATTTGGATTCCACTTTCTAGTCATGTGACCGAAGTGTACACCAGCCTCTAGGAGGTCTTTTACATTTGCTTTTGCCATGTTTTCTGTTTTTGTTAGTTTACTTTCCGTCTTTTAAACAATCAACAACTTCTTTAGATGGGAGAAGCGTTTGGATGCTAAACGTAACGGGCAATTGGCGGTTGGCTTTTTGCTTGTCGCAATTGGCTTTTCGCCGAGATTAAGTTTAAATAAAATTTAATACATTTCTGTAGCCAATAGCGATAAGCCATTTGCCAACAGCAAATCTTAACGTTTTGAGAATTGGAATCTCTTTCTTGCTTTTTTCTGACCTGGCTTCTTTCTTTCCACCATTCTTGCGTCTCTTGTAAGTAAACCAGCTGGCTTTAATGCTAATCTGAACTCAGCGTTGATTTCGCATAAAGCTCTTGAAATACCTAATCTGATAGCTTCTGCTTGTCCTGTATTTCCACCACCGAATACATTTACGGTAACGTCATACTGACCAACAGTTTCAGAAAGGATAAATGGTTGATTTAATTTGTAAACCATTACGTCTGTAGAGAAATAATCTTTAGCATCTTTACCGTTTACTGTAATAGTACCAGTACCTGGCTTTACGTAAACTCTTGCTACAGAAGTTTTTCTTCTACCAATTTTATGAACTGTAGACATATTAATTATTTAAATTCGTTAATATTAATTGTTTTAGGCTGTTGAGCTTCATGCTTATGCTCAGT is a window from the Chryseobacterium sp. T16E-39 genome containing:
- the rpsB gene encoding 30S ribosomal protein S2 gives rise to the protein MAKANVKDLLEAGVHFGHMTRKWNPNMAPYIFMEKNGIHIVDLHKTAVKLDEACNALEKLTSAGKKVLFVATKKQAKEVVAKHASELNMPYITERWPGGMLTNFVTIRKAVKKMNSIDKMKKDGTFETLSKKERLQVDRQRANLEKNLGSISDMVRLPSAIFVVDILREHIAVTEAKKLGIPVFGIVDTNSDPRKVDFVIPGNDDASKSIDMILNVVSDSIRDGQSQRKADKEKSKEEGEKVSADTDADFDAE
- the rpsI gene encoding 30S ribosomal protein S9; protein product: MSTVHKIGRRKTSVARVYVKPGTGTITVNGKDAKDYFSTDVMVYKLNQPFILSETVGQYDVTVNVFGGGNTGQAEAIRLGISRALCEINAEFRLALKPAGLLTRDARMVERKKPGQKKARKRFQFSKR